In Camelina sativa cultivar DH55 chromosome 16, Cs, whole genome shotgun sequence, a single window of DNA contains:
- the LOC109129445 gene encoding uncharacterized protein LOC109129445, which produces MAMSTEEQEKTESMCDMALVTEEQEDTKPWFFDSGCSRHMTGTKSNLQNIKKLKGGTVTFGDGSHGFIQGKGTTRDTELPQLLRDAKCTICKETGHTHEECVSNSKVKKEKSMISIENESDSDSSSEEELINLVAMVGITEFENGEEVIDSESDGDEVLDIVQSYKENELMDEKKLAKDSLDLMKEKLVLSAKADKLEEELLRERNKSTELQTELDQQHRKIHMFAGTKQLDKILSYGRTEKTHRGLGFNENMGAKSQTTKFVSAGAYQSEKETSYGVSNGSLTCYFCGKIGHYKRFCYKYWQKVCTLKQQGRFFWNGVRRQVWMKKADLYQSESMVASGSGFRCNMAMITEEQEKTESMCDMALVTEEQEDTEPWFFYSGCSRHMTGTKSNLQNIKKLKGGTVTFGDGSHGFIQGKGTTRDTELPQLVNVYLVQGLRANLISISQLCDEGLSVLFTKVDCKALDESGNVKLYGVRSGNNCYMWEKHSIKCYSARGSIDLWHQRLGHMNTRNLATLVNKEIIRGVPKLKGENNMVCGPCNQGKQVKIQHKKVPDVQSKLALDLVHMDLMGPMQVESLAGKKYVFVFVDDYSRYTWVRFIREKSDTIDSFKILALQLLNERGGIKKI; this is translated from the exons ATGGCCATGAGtactgaagaacaagaaaaaacgGAATCAATGTGTGATATGGCTTTGGTtactgaagaacaagaagacacGAAGCCTTGGTTTTTTGACAGCGGTTGCTCAAGACATATGACTGGAACAAAGAGTAATCTACAGAATATCAAGAAATTGAAAGGAGGTACAGTAACATTTGGAGATGGAAGTCATGGTTTTATACAAGGCAAAGGTACAACACGTGATACAGAGCTTCCACAACTG TTACGAGATGCCAAGTGCACAATCTGTAAAGAGACTGGACACACACATGAGGAATGTGTGAGCAACTCTAAAGTCAAGAAAGAAAAGTCTATGATTAGCATTGAAAATGAATCAGATAGTGATAGTAGTAGCGAAGAAGAACTCATTAATTTAGTAGCTATGGTGGGTATTACTGAATTTGAGAATGGGGAAGAAGTAATtgattcagaatcagatggAGATGAAGTTCTTGACATTGTTCAGAGTTACAAGGAA AATGAATTGATGGATGAGAAAAAGCTGGCTAAAGATTCGCTAGATCTGATGAAAGAGAAGTTGGTCTTATCGGCAAAAGCTGACAAGCTTGAAGAAGAGCTACTTAGAGAAAGGAATAAATCTACAGAACTACAAACTGAATTAGACCAACAACATAGGAAGATTCATATGTTTGCAGGAACCAAGCAACTTGACAAAATTTTGAGCTATGGGAGAACTGAGAAGACTCATAGAGGATTAGGCTTTAATGAGAACATGGGAGCTAAATCACAGACAACCAAATTTGTATCTGCGGGAGCCTATCAATCTGAGAAGGAGACATCTTATGGTGTTTCTAATGGATCTTTGACTTGTTACTTTTGTGGAAAAATCGGTCACTACAaacgtttttgttacaaatattgGCAGAAGGTCTGTACCTTAAAGCAACAAGGAAGATTTTTCTGGAATGGAGTTAGAAGACAAGTTTGGATGAAGAAAGCTGACCTATATCAATCGGAATCAATGGTAGCCTCAGGATCAGGGTTTAGATGCAATATGGCCATGATtactgaagaacaagaaaaaacagaatcaatGTGTGATATGGCTTTGGTtactgaagaacaagaagacacGGAGCCTTGGTTTTTTTACAGCGGTTGCTCAAGACATATGACTGGAACAAAGAGTAATCTACAGAATATCAAGAAATTGAAAGGAGGTACAGTAACATTTGGAGATGGAAGTCATGGTTTTATACAAGGCAAAGGTACAACACGTGATACAGAGCTTCCACAACTGGTGAATGTGTATCTAGTTCAAGGACTGCGTGCAAATTTAATAAGCATTAGTCAACTCTGTGACGAAGGATTGTCAGTTTTATTCACAAAAGTTGATTGCAAAGCATTGGATGAGTCAGGTAATGTCAAGTTATATGGTGTAAGATCTGGGAATAATTGTTACATGTGGGAGAAACATTCAATCAAATGCTACAGTGCTAGAGGGAGTATAGATCTATGGCATCAACGGCTTGGACATATGAATACAAGGAATCTTGCTACTCTTGTGAATAAAGAGATAATTCGAGGAGTACCTAAGCTTAAAGGGGAAAACAATATGGTGTGTGGGCCTTGTAATCAGGGAAAGCAGGTCAAAATTCAGCACAAAAAGGTTCCAGATGTTCAGTCAAAATTAGCTCTGGATCTGGTTCACATGGATTTAATGGGACCAATGCAAGTAGAAAGCCTAGCAGGAAAgaaatatgtgtttgtttttgttgatgattacTCCAGATACACTTGGGTTCGTTTTATTCGTGAGAAGTCAGATACAATAGACAGTTTCAAGATTTTAGCTCTACAACTACTGAATGAACGAGGAGGAATCAAGAAAATTTGA
- the LOC104749872 gene encoding uncharacterized protein LOC104749872, which translates to MHSLLHLTTILRTSPAHSLILRTSLSAMATAASSSLLLPSVSLNNLSCAKNASFCFPAKNLSRSRVSMSVSAGSQTTTVHDSLFADYKPTTAFLFPGQGAQAVGMGKEAQSVAAAGELYKKANDILGYDLLDICVSGPKEKLDSTVISQPAIYVTSLAAVELLRVREGGGQIINSVDVTCGLSLGEYTALAFAGAFSFEDGLKLVKLRGEAMQAAADAAKSAMVSIIGLDSEKVQQLCDAANQEVDEADKVQIANYLCPGNYAVSGGLKGIEVVEAKAKSIKARMTVRLAVAGAFHTSFMEPAVSRLEAALAATEIRSPRIPVISNVDAQPHADPDTIKKILARQVTSPVQWETTVKTLLSKGLQSSYELGPGKVIAGIFKRVDKSASVENISA; encoded by the exons ATGCACTCACTGCTTCACCTTACTACTATCTTACGCACCTCTCCTGCTCATTCTCTTATCCTGCGCACGTCTCTCTCCGCCATGGCCACCGCCGCTTCCTCTTCCTTGCTCCTCCCTTCCGTATCTCTCAACAATCTCTCCTGCGCTAAAAATGCCTCCTTTTGCTTCCCCGCCAAGAATCTCAGCCGATCTAGGGTTTCCATGAGCGTCTCCGCTGGATCTCAGACTACTACTGTTCACGACTCTCTGTTCGCCGATTACAAACCCACCACCGCGTTTCTATTTCCCGGTCAG GGAGCTCAAGCAGTAGGAATGGGTAAAGAGGCTCAGAGTGTTGCAGCAGCTGGAGAGTTGTATAAGAAAGCTAATGATATCTTAGG GTATGATCTTCTGGACATTTGTGTTAGTGGACCAAAAGAGAAGCTTGATTCCACAGTCATAAGCCAG CCTGCTATTTATGTCACGAGTTTAGCAGCAGTTGAATTGCTCCGTGTTCGTGAAGGCGGAGGGCAAATAATTAACTCGGTTGATGTGACTTGTGGTCTCAGTTTGGGAGAGTACACTGCTCTGGCTTTTGCTGGAGCCTTCAG CTTTGAGGACGGGCTGAAGCTTGTAAAACTTAGAGGAGAAGCAATGCAG GCTGCTGCAGATGCTGCTAAGAGTGCCATGGTTAGTATCATAGGGTTGGACTCAGAAAAGGTTCAGCAGTTGTGTGATGCAGCAAATCAAGAAGTAGATGAAGCTGACAAAGTTCAGATTGCAAATTACTTATGTCCG GGTAATTACGCAGTATCTGGAGGTCTTAAGGGAATTGAAGTTGTTGAAGCCAAAGCTAAGTCAATCAAGGCCCGAATGACg GTGCGTTTAGCTGTTGCAGGTGCGTTCCACACTAGTTTTATGGAACCAGCAGTCTCGAGATTAGAAGCTGCATTGGCAGCAACGGAGATTAGAAGTCCGAGGATCCCAGTGATATCAAATGTCGATGCACAGCCTCATGCAGATCCAGACACGATCAAGAAGATACTTGCACGCCAG GTGACATCTCCAGTCCAATGGGAGACAACAGTGAAGACTCTCTTGTCCAAAGGACTTCAAAGCAGCTATGAATTGGGACCTGGAAAG GTAATTGCAGGGATATTCAAGAGAGTAGATAAAAGCGCCAGCGTTGAAAATATCAGTGCTTAA
- the LOC104749871 gene encoding probable protein phosphatase 2C 26 isoform X1, whose amino-acid sequence MAIPMTRMMVPHARPSLRLPHTNLPNATRVNFLCLCAPSELQILRPELSLSVGTHAIPHPDKVAKGGEDAFFVSSYRGGVMAVADGVSGWAEQDVDPSLFSKELMANASRLVDDEDVRYDPGFLIDKAHTATTSRGSATIILAMLEEVGILKIGNVGDCGLKLLREGQIIFATTPQEHYFDCPFQLSSEGSAQTYLDASFSIVEVQKGDVIVMGSDGLFDNVFDHEIVSIVTKHEDVAESSRLLAEVASSHSRDTEFESPYALEARAKGFDVPLWKKALGKKLTGGKLDDVTVIVAKVVNS is encoded by the exons ATGGCAATTCCAATGACGAGAATGATGGTTCCTCACGCACGACCATCGCTTCGTCTCCCACACACCAACCTTCCAAACGCCACTCGTGTTAACTTCCTCTGTCTCTGTGCTCCATCAGAACTCCAAATACTTCG GCCCGAACTCTCTTTATCTGTCGGAACTCACGCCATCCCACATCCAGATAAG GTAGCGAAAGGTGGTGAAGATGCGTTCTTTGTGAGTAGTTATAGAGGAGGAGTCATGGCTGTTGCTGATGGTGTCTCCGG TTGGGCTGAACAAGATGTTGATCCTTCCTTGTTCTCTAAAGAACTTATGGCTAATGCTTCTCGTctagttgatgatgaagat GTCAGATATGATCCTGGTTTTCTCATTGACAAAGCTCATACCGCAACTACCTCCAGAGGTTCTGCCACAAT TATTCTAGCTATGCTTGAGGAGGTGGGAATTCTCAAAATAGGCAATGTCGGAGACTGTGGACTTAAACTTCTTCGTGAAG GTCAGATTATTTTTGCCACTACTCCACAAGAGCATTATTTTGACTGTCCTTTCCAACTTAGCTCTGAGGGATCTGCTCAAACTTATCTAGATGCATCG TTTAGCATAGTGGAAGTACAGAAGGGAGATGTGATCGTGATGGGTTCAGATGGGCTTTTTGATAATGTGTTTGATCATGAAATCGTTTCTATTGTGACAAAGCATGAAGATGTTGCAGAatcat CGAGGTTATTAGCTGAAGTGGCGAGTAGCCATTCAAGAGATACAGAGTTTGAATCTCCATATGCATTAGAAGCAAGAGCCAAG GGGTTTGATGTTCCTCTCTGGAAGAAGGCACTAGGAAAGAAGCTTACAG GAGGGAAGCTTGATGATGTCACTGTGATCGTTGCCAAAGTTGTTAACTCATGA
- the LOC104753389 gene encoding uncharacterized protein LOC104753389: MESYEDLINNNKVILDDGNYGFWKSRIKSIIGGIDRLAWKTVLEKWEEPTIKDESGKRIPKPEAEWTDEEQKRSKYNSRALSAIHCSVGRKQFDLIQGCETAKEAWDILQIHYEGTTKVQNSRKDMLASRFENLKMEEHESISDFSSKLSALSQEALTLGKTYKDQKLVKKFLRCLPSRFMGYKTALTVSQDLENLSYGEVVGMLQAHEMDLNGIKKSKGIALAVSKDLTDQGEEDVVSLLVRRFDRALRRIEQGQGQKKSNSFKKTSENKKADMQCHECKGYGHFIRECPTIKLRDAKCTICKETGHTHEECVSNSKVKKEKSMISIENESDSDSSSEEELINLVAMVGITEFENGEEVIDSESDGDEVLDIVQSYKENELMDEKKLAKDSLDLMKEKLVLSAKADKLEEELLRERNKSTELQTELDQQHRKIHMFAGTKQLDKILSYGRTEKTHRGLGFNENMGAKSQTTKFVSAGAYQSEKEISYGVSHGSLTCYYCGKIGHYKRFCYKYWQKVCTLKQQGRFFWNGVRRQVWMKKADLYQSESMVAS; this comes from the exons ATGGAGAGCTACGAAGAtctgatcaacaacaacaaagtcatCTTGGATGATGGAAATTATGGGTTTTGGAAGTCGAGGATCAAATCCATCATAGGAGGTATTGACCGCCTTGCTTGGAAGACTGTTCTAGAAAAGTGGGAGGAACCAACGATCAAGGATGAATCAGGCAAGCGAATTCCCAAACCCGAAGCAGAATGGactgatgaagaacaaaagagatcaaaATACAACTCAAGAGCCTTAAGTGCTATTCATTGCAGTGTTGGGAGAAAACAGTTTGATTTGATTCAAGGATGTGAAACTGCTAAAGAAGCATGGGATATCCTTCAAATTCATTATGAAGGTACAACAAAAGTGCAGAATTCAAGAAAGGATATGTTGGCTTCTAGATTTGAGAATCTAAAGATGGAggaacatgaatcaatttcaGACTTTAGTTCAAAGTTGAGTGCTCTATCACAAGAAGCCTTAACTCTTGGGAAGACGTATAAGGATCAGAAGTTAGtcaaaaagtttttaaggtGTCTTCCATCTAGGTTTATGGGATACAAAACAGCCTTAACTGTCTCTCAAGATTTAGAAAATCTCAGTTACGGTGAAGTGGTTGGAATGCTACAGGCACACGAGATGGACCTTAATGGGATTAAGAAATCAAAAGGAATAGCTCTAGCAGTAAGCAAAGACTTAActgatcaaggagaagaagatgttgtgaGCTTGTTGGTAAGAAGATTTGATCGAGCTTTAAGAAGGATAGAACAAGGTCAAGGTCAAAAGAAGAGTAATTCATTCAAGAAGAcaagtgaaaacaaaaaggcTGATATGCAGTGTCATGAATGTAAGGGATATGGTCATTTTATCCGAGAATGTCCAACAATCAAGTTACGAGATGCCAAGTGCACAATCTGTAAAGAGACTGGACACACACATGAGGAATGTGTGAGCAACTCTAAAGTCAAGAAAGAAAAGTCTATGATTAGCATTGAAAATGAATCAGATAGTGATAGTAGTAGCGAAGAAGAACTCATTAATTTAGTAGCTATGGTGGGTATTACTGAATTTGAGAATGGGGAAGAAGTAATtgattcagaatcagatggAGATGAAGTTCTTGACATTGTTCAGAGTTACAAGGAA AATGAATTGATGGATGAGAAAAAGCTGGCTAAAGATTCGCTAGATCTGATGAAAGAGAAGTTGGTCTTATCGGCAAAAGCTGACAAGCTTGAAGAAGAACTACTTAGAGAAAGGAATAAATCTACAGAACTACAAACTGAATTAGACCAACAACATAGGAAGATTCATATGTTTGCAGGAACCAAGCAACTTGACAAAATTTTGAGCTATGGGAGAACTGAGAAGACTCATAGAGGATTAGGCTTTAATGAGAACATGGGAGCTAAATCACAGACAACCAAATTTGTATCTGCGGGAGCCTATCAATCTGAGAAGGAGATATCTTATGGTGTTTCTCATGGATCTTTGACTTGTTACTATTGTGGAAAAATCGGTCACTACAAACgattttgttacaaatattgGCAGAAGGTCTGTACTTTAAAGCAACAAGGAAGATTTTTCTGGAATGGAGTTAGAAGACAAGTTTGGATGAAGAAAGCTGACCTATATCAATCGGAATCAATGGTAGCCTCATGA
- the LOC104749871 gene encoding probable protein phosphatase 2C 26 isoform X3, translating into MAVADGVSGWAEQDVDPSLFSKELMANASRLVDDEDVRYDPGFLIDKAHTATTSRGSATIILAMLEEVGILKIGNVGDCGLKLLREGQIIFATTPQEHYFDCPFQLSSEGSAQTYLDASFSIVEVQKGDVIVMGSDGLFDNVFDHEIVSIVTKHEDVAESSRLLAEVASSHSRDTEFESPYALEARAKGFDVPLWKKALGKKLTGGKLDDVTVIVAKVVNS; encoded by the exons ATGGCTGTTGCTGATGGTGTCTCCGG TTGGGCTGAACAAGATGTTGATCCTTCCTTGTTCTCTAAAGAACTTATGGCTAATGCTTCTCGTctagttgatgatgaagat GTCAGATATGATCCTGGTTTTCTCATTGACAAAGCTCATACCGCAACTACCTCCAGAGGTTCTGCCACAAT TATTCTAGCTATGCTTGAGGAGGTGGGAATTCTCAAAATAGGCAATGTCGGAGACTGTGGACTTAAACTTCTTCGTGAAG GTCAGATTATTTTTGCCACTACTCCACAAGAGCATTATTTTGACTGTCCTTTCCAACTTAGCTCTGAGGGATCTGCTCAAACTTATCTAGATGCATCG TTTAGCATAGTGGAAGTACAGAAGGGAGATGTGATCGTGATGGGTTCAGATGGGCTTTTTGATAATGTGTTTGATCATGAAATCGTTTCTATTGTGACAAAGCATGAAGATGTTGCAGAatcat CGAGGTTATTAGCTGAAGTGGCGAGTAGCCATTCAAGAGATACAGAGTTTGAATCTCCATATGCATTAGAAGCAAGAGCCAAG GGGTTTGATGTTCCTCTCTGGAAGAAGGCACTAGGAAAGAAGCTTACAG GAGGGAAGCTTGATGATGTCACTGTGATCGTTGCCAAAGTTGTTAACTCATGA
- the LOC104749871 gene encoding probable protein phosphatase 2C 26 isoform X2, with translation MAIPMTRMMVPHARPSLRLPHTNLPNATRVNFLCLCAPSELQILRPELSLSVGTHAIPHPDKVAKGGEDAFFVSSYRGGVMAVADGVSGWAEQDVDPSLFSKELMANASRLVDDEDVRYDPGFLIDKAHTATTSRGSATIILAMLEEVGILKIGNVGDCGLKLLREGQIIFATTPQEHYFDCPFQLSSEGSAQTYLDASFSIVEVQKGDVIVMGSDGLFDNVFDHEIVSIVTKHEDVAESSRLLAEVASSHSRDTEFESPYALEARAKGFDVPLWKKALGKKLTGGKLDDVRVDLWF, from the exons ATGGCAATTCCAATGACGAGAATGATGGTTCCTCACGCACGACCATCGCTTCGTCTCCCACACACCAACCTTCCAAACGCCACTCGTGTTAACTTCCTCTGTCTCTGTGCTCCATCAGAACTCCAAATACTTCG GCCCGAACTCTCTTTATCTGTCGGAACTCACGCCATCCCACATCCAGATAAG GTAGCGAAAGGTGGTGAAGATGCGTTCTTTGTGAGTAGTTATAGAGGAGGAGTCATGGCTGTTGCTGATGGTGTCTCCGG TTGGGCTGAACAAGATGTTGATCCTTCCTTGTTCTCTAAAGAACTTATGGCTAATGCTTCTCGTctagttgatgatgaagat GTCAGATATGATCCTGGTTTTCTCATTGACAAAGCTCATACCGCAACTACCTCCAGAGGTTCTGCCACAAT TATTCTAGCTATGCTTGAGGAGGTGGGAATTCTCAAAATAGGCAATGTCGGAGACTGTGGACTTAAACTTCTTCGTGAAG GTCAGATTATTTTTGCCACTACTCCACAAGAGCATTATTTTGACTGTCCTTTCCAACTTAGCTCTGAGGGATCTGCTCAAACTTATCTAGATGCATCG TTTAGCATAGTGGAAGTACAGAAGGGAGATGTGATCGTGATGGGTTCAGATGGGCTTTTTGATAATGTGTTTGATCATGAAATCGTTTCTATTGTGACAAAGCATGAAGATGTTGCAGAatcat CGAGGTTATTAGCTGAAGTGGCGAGTAGCCATTCAAGAGATACAGAGTTTGAATCTCCATATGCATTAGAAGCAAGAGCCAAG GGGTTTGATGTTCCTCTCTGGAAGAAGGCACTAGGAAAGAAGCTTACAG GAGGGAAGCTTGATGATGTCCGAGTTGATCTCTGGTTCTGA
- the LOC104749869 gene encoding laccase-3 — protein MESLRRLSFVSCIALLAYFAFLASAEHHVRQFVIAPRPVTRLCRTHQSITVNGQFPGPTLEVRNGDSVAITVINRARYNISIHWHGLRQMRNPWADGPEYITQCPIRPGQSYTYKFTIEDQEGTLWWHAHSRWLRATVYGALIIYPRLGSPYPFSMPKRDIPILLGEWWDRNPMDVLRQAQFTGAAANVSDAYTINGQPGDLYRCSRAGTMRFPIFPGETVQLRVINAGMNQELFFSVANHQLTVVETDSAYTKPFTTNVIMLGPGQTTNVLITANQRPGRYYMAARAYNSANAPFDNTTTTAILQYVNAPTRRGRGRGRGQMAPVFPVLPGFNDTATATAFTNRLRYWKRAPVPQQIDENLFFTVGLGLINCANPNSPRCQGPNGTRFAASINNMSFVLPRRNSVMQAYYQGMPGIFTTDFPPVPPVQFDYTGNVSRALWQPIKGTKAYKLKYRANVQIVLQDTSIVTPENHPMHLHGYQFYVVGSGFGNFNPRTDPARFNLFDPPERNTIGTPPGGWVAIRFVADNPGAWFMHCHIDSHLGWGLAMVFLVENGRGRLQSVQAPPLDLPRC, from the exons ATGGAGTCTCTTCGGCGACTCTCCTTTGTATCATGCATCGCCCTTCTAGCCTACTTCGCATTCCTCGCTTCCGCTGAACATCACGTCCGTCAATTCGTG ATTGCGCCGAGGCCAGTGACGAGGCTGTGCAGAACTCACCAAAGTATCACTGTCAACGGTCAGTTCCCTGGTCCAACGCTCGAGGTCAGGAACGGTGACTCTGTCGCGATCACTGTTATCAACAGAGCCCGTTACAACATTAGTATCCACTG GCATGGACTTAGACAGATGCGGAATCCATGGGCTGATGGTCCTGAGTACATTACACAGTGTCCGATCCGTCCAGGACAAAGCTATACTTACAAATTCACAATCGAGGACCAAGAGGGTACACTTTGGTGGCACGCTCATAGCCGCTGGCTCAGAGCCACCGTCTATGGTGCTCTCATTATTTACCCTCGTCTTGGTTCTCCTTATCCCTTCTCTATGCCTAAACGTGACATCCCAATTCTTCTTG GGGAATGGTGGGATAGAAACCCAATGGACGTTTTGAGGCAAGCACAGTTCACGGGAGCAGCAGCTAATGTCTCTGACGCTTACACAATTAATGGTCAGCCAGGCGATCTTTACCGCTGTTCCCGGGCTGGGACCATGCGTTTTCCAATTTTCCCTGGCGAGACGGTTCAGCTTCGAGTCATCAACGCTGGTATGAACCAAGAGCTCTTCTTCTCAGTCGCTAACCACCAGCTCACAGTCGTTGAAACTGATTCCGCCTACACAAAACCATTCACCACAAATGTCATCATGCTCGGTCCTGGTCAAACCACAAACGTCCTCATCACTGCAAACCAACGACCTGGCCGTTACTACATGGCAGCTCGAGCCTACAACAGCGCAAACGCTCCTTTCGACAACACAACCACGACTGCCATCTTACAGTACGTCAACGCTCCAACAAGACGTGgccgtggtcgtggtcgtggtcagaTGGCTCCGGTTTTCCCTGTTCTTCCCGGGTTCAACGACACCGCAACTGCAACAGCTTTCACCAACCGTCTCCGGTACTGGAAACGAGCTCCAGTACCACAACAAATCGACGAGAACCTCTTTTTCACCGTCGGGTTGGGACTAATCAACTGCGCCAACCCAAACAGTCCGCGTTGCCAGGGTCCTAACGGGACCCGATTCGCTGCCAGCATAaacaacatgtcttttgtgCTACCACGAAGGAACTCCGTCATGCAAGCTTACTACCAAGGCATGCCCGGAATCTTCACTACTGATTTCCCGCCTGTTCCACCGGTGCAATTCGATTACACCGGTAACGTTAGCCGCGCGCTATGGCAGCCAATAAAAGGAACCAAAGCATACAAGCTTAAGTACAGAGCTAATGTTCAGATTGTTTTACAAGACACTAGCATAGTCACGCCTGAAAATCATCCCATGCATCTACACGGATACCAATTCTACGTTGTTGGGTCAGGTTTTGGTAATTTTAACCCGAGAACAGATCCGGCTAGGTTTAACCTATTTGACCCACCAGAGAGGAACACCATTGGTACACCTCCAGGTGGTTGGGTAGCAATCCGGTTCGTCGCTGATAATCCAG GAGCATGGTTTATGCATTGTCACATTGATTCACATTTGGGGTGGGGTTTGGCTATGGTCTTCCTAGTTGAGAACGGTCGTGGACGGTTGCAATCAGTTCAGGCTCCACCGTTGGATCTTCCAAGATGCTAA
- the LOC104749870 gene encoding mitoferrin-like produces MATEATTASKFPESDLRPIPQPPDFHPAIVVPAQNTTLRFWQLMVAGSIAGSVEHMTMFPVDTVKTHMQALRSCPIKPVGLRQAFRSIIKTDGPSALYRGIWAMGLGAGPAHAVYFSFYEVSKKFLSGGNPNNSAAHAISGIFATISSDAVFTPMDMVKQRLQIGNGTYKGVWDCISRVMREEGFGAFYASYRTTVLMNAPFTAVHFTTYEAVKKGLREMLPEHAGGEEDEEGWLVYATAGAAAGGLAAVVTTPLDVVKTQLQCQGVCGCDRFKTSSISDVFRTIVKKDGYRGVARGWLPRMLFHAPAAAICWSTYETVKSFFGDLNGESNVA; encoded by the exons ATGGCGACGGAAGCCACAACTGCATCCAAATTCCCAGAATCCGATCTCCGTCCAATCCCACAACCACCGGATTTTCATCCAGCAATCGTCGTTCCAGCTCAAAACACAACTCTTCGATTCTGGCAGCTCATGGTCGCCGGTTCAATCGCTGGCTCTGTTGAACACATGACTATGTTTCCAGTAGATACAGTCAAAACCCATATGCAAGCTCTCCGTTCATGTCCCATCAAACCAGTAGGTTTACGTCAAGCTTTCCGTTCAATTATCAAAACCGATGGTCCATCTGCTTTGTACAGAGGTATTTGGGCAATGGGGCTTGGTGCTGGACCAGCTCACGCTGTTTATTTCTCATTCTATGAAGTCTCCAAGAAGTTTTTATCCGGTGGGAACCCTAATAACTCTGCTGCACACGCGATCTCGGGTATTTTCGCTACTATATCGAGTGATGCTGTGTTTACTCCAATGGATATGGTTAAGCAGAGGTTACAGATTGGGAATGGGACTTATAAAGGAGTTTGGGATTGTATTAGTAGGGTTATGCGTGAGGAAGGGTTTGGTGCTTTTTATGCTTCGTATAGAACTACTGTGTTGATGAATGCTCCGTTTACTGCCGTTCACTTCACTACTTATGAGGCGGTTAAGAAGGGATTAAGGGAGATGTTGCCTGAACACGCTGGTGGAGAAGAGGATGAGGAAGGTTGGTTGGTTTATGCTACTGCTGGAGCTGCTGCTGGTGGGTTAGCGGCTGTTGTAACTACTCCGCTTGATGTTGTTAAGACGCAATTGCAGTGTCAG GGTGTGTGTGGTTGTGATCGTTTCAAGACCAGTTCAATAAGCGATGTGTTCCGAACAATTGTGAAGAAAGACGGTTATAGAGGAGTAGCCAGAGGATGGCTACCAAGAATGCTATTCCATGCTCCAGCAGCTGCTATCTGCTGGTCCACTTATGAAACAGTCAAATCCTTCTTTGGAGATCTCAATGGTGAATCAAACGTAGCTTGA